From the genome of Deltaproteobacteria bacterium, one region includes:
- a CDS encoding glycosyltransferase family 2 protein: MLNGKKIVVVMPAYNAARTLRQTYDEVMAQGV; encoded by the coding sequence GTGCTGAACGGCAAGAAGATCGTCGTCGTCATGCCGGCCTACAACGCCGCGCGCACGCTCCGGCAGACTTACGACGAGGTGATGGCCCAGGGGGT